CCCACGGCCGTCGGGCTGGCCACCTTCAGCAGCCACATGTAGGTGCTGAAGCCGATGAGCGACCCGAACACGATCAGATACAGGAGCGAGGCGGCCGATCGCACGGACACGTGCAGCGCCGGCGTCCACTCGCCCGCGGCCAGCGACAGCAAGAGCAGCAGCGACCCACCCACCAGCATCTGCATCGCGATGGCCAGCGCCGGCGACTCGGCCTGCCGTGCGGTGCGCGAGTAGAGCGAGCCAATGGTCCAGGACAGGGAACCCAGCGCGAGCACCACGGCGCCCACGGGATCGACCGTGGCCTTGGCCGCGCCGGTGGGCATGACGAGCAGGGCGACGCCGCCGAGGCCGATCAGGACGCCGATGACCTTGATGAGGTCGGGGCGCTTTCCTTGCCAGAGTTCACAGAGCACCAGCCAGAGCGGCACCGTGGCCACCAGCACCGAGGTCAGGCCGGAGGGCACCCGCTGACTCGCCCACGAGACGGCCCCGTTGCCCACGAAGAGGAGCAGCGTGCCAATCACTGCCGACGCTTTCCATTGGCTCTTTGTCGGTTTTTTCGCGCCACGCACGCGGCACCATGCGTACAACATAGTGCCAGCTATAAGAAAACGAGCTGCGCCCATGCCGAACGGTGGGATCGTCTCCACGCCCCAGTGGATCGCCAGATAGGTCGATCCCCACACCACGTAGATGATCAGGAAGCCGGCGACGAGCTGCCACCTGGTGGCGGCGACTGGCGCTGCGGTCGGCGACGGAGGCGAACTGGGAATCGGACGGTTCGTGGAAGACATCGCGTCAGGTCGGACGCCGCAGGGCACGCAGGGCGGCATCGCCGGCCGCCGCCCCGCCAACGAGGAGGTACAGATAGAACGTGTAAAAGCGCCACCAGAGCAGTGATGCGGCAAAGATACCCGCCGGGATCGCCGAACTGAGCGTGGCGGCAAAGGCGCCTTCGATAAAGCCACCACCGCCGGGCGCCGGCACCACCACACCCCCATAAAAGAGCGCCAGCGGCCACAGCACGAGCGGGGCCAGTGCGTCCATCGTGAGCGGGAACGCCGGGTCGCCCAGAAACACCAGAATGGGCAGCGTGGCCACCTTGAACAGCACGTGCAGCACCGAGCCCCCGAAGGCCAGCAGCATCAGCGCCGGATCGGCCCGTCGGAGCGACTGCACCGATTCCCTGAGCGCGCGCAACGTGCGCTGCACGACGCGCCATCGCCCGGCGTGCAGCCCCACCCGCCGCGCCCACGCGGGCGGCGGCCCGTTGGCGTTCCGTTTCGAAAGCACCAACCCCGCCGCCCCGACGCCCAGCACGAAGCTGCTGTAGCCACCCACGAGACTAAGCAGCCCGGCCACCGAAGCCCCGCGTCCGGCAAAGAGCACCGCCAGCACCCCACACACCAGCACCAGCGACCACATCTCGAGAAACAGCTCGAGAAAGAGAATCAACACGCGCCCCGCCGGTCCGGTGCCACTCTCGGCCAGCACCAGAAACCGCGACGGCTCCGCCCCCGAACGCGCCGGCGTGATGGCCGCTGCGAAGTCACCGGCCAGACAGACCCGCACCGCGGTGCCGAAACGCAGCGGGATGCCGCACGCCCGCGCCGATGCCTGGATCTTGAGCGCCCTGGTGATGATCTCGGCCGTCACCGTGGCCAACGCCGCCGCATGCACCGGCCACGCCAGCCACGGCATGCCCCGGGCCGGCCAATGGGAGGCGACCACCCATGCCGACACCCCAAGCATGGCGGCGAACGACAGGGCAGTGGCAAGCCATCGCACAGCAGACATCGCGGAAAGATAGTTCGCGCCGTATCGTAGACGCACGCCGCGCCAACTCCGACCGCCCAGCTCTACACGAGGTTCGCATGTCCGACACCGTTTCCCGTCGTCAATGGCTCATCAAGACCGGTATCGGCGTCGGCGCCACCGTGGCGCTCCCCGGACTGCTGCCCGCGCTCGAGGCGTCGCGCGCACTGGGCGGCGCCTCGTATGGGGAGATTCTGAAGCAGCTCGAGCGCGACATCACCACGCAGCGTCGCGCCGCCGGTCCGATCCGGCTCTGCTTCAACGAGAATCCGTTCGGCATGTCGCCCAAGGCCAAGGACGCGATCATGAACGCGTGGGGCGAGCATCCGCACTACGATCCGCCGGTGATGAAGGAGCTCACCGAGGCGTATGCGACGCACGTGGGCGTGAAGCCGGAGCACGTGCTGGTCACCCAGGGGTCGAGTGAAGTGCTGTCACTCGCCGCACTCGCCACCGGCATGAAGGGCGGCGAGATGGTGCTGCCGTGGCCCACCTTCGAACAGCTGCCCGACTACGCCACCTCGATGGGCGTCACGGTGCACAAGGTGCCGCTCACCGCCGACCTGCATCACGACTTCGCGGCGATGAACGCGAAGATGGGGGCGAACACGAAGCTGGTGTTCGTGTGCAATCCGAACAACCCGACGGCGGTGCTCGACAATCAGTCGGCCATGCGAGACTTCGTGATCAGCACCGCGAAGAAGTGCTTGGTCGTCGTGGACGAGGCGTACCACGACTTCGCCGACGATCCGAGCTACAAGTCGATGACGGATCTGGTCACCGCCGGCCACAACATCATCGTGTCCCGCACGGCGTCCAAGATCCATTCGCTCGCCGGCCTGCGCGTCGGCTTCGCGATCGCGCACCCGGACGTGATCAAGAAGATGGCGGTCTTCGCCACGGGCAACCCGAACACCTTCGGCATGCGCGCCGCGCTCGCCTCGGTGCAGGACACGGAGTATCAGGAGTTCGTGAAGGCCAAGAACCGCGAGGGACGCGCGCTGCTCACCGCCGCGCTCACCAAAGCCGGCCGCCGCGTGGCGCCGTCGCAGACGAACTTCGTGTTCTTCCACGCCGGGCGCCCGGTCGAGCTGCTGCAGAAACATTTCCTGGCCGGCGGCTTCCGCGTTGGTCGCGCCTTTCAGCCATATGGCGATTGGTGCCGCATCAGCATCGGGACACCGGACGAGATGAAGCAGTTCGTCACGCTGATTCCCGGGGCGCTGGCGTAGCGTCTTCGGTCTCGGCACTGTCCGTCACGGCGGCTTCCTCCTCGATACCGGTGAAGGAGGCCGCCGATCCGTTGGTGCGCACGAATCGCCGGAACAGCGGCTTGGAGCCGAAGTACATGAGCAGTCCAAGCTCGGTGTTGGTGGCTTTGAGGTAGTGCAGCATCTGAGCCTCATGCTGCGGGTGCAGCGTGTCGGCGGTCTTGCATTCGACGATCACTTTCCGATCAACGAGCAGGTCCACGCGATACTGGCCGACGATGCGTTCCTTGTAGCGCACGCCGAATGGCACTTCGCGGTCGACCGGGATGCCGCGCTCCTGCAGCTCGACATAGAGTGCGTTCTGATAGCACCCTTCGAGCAAGCCGCGGACCATGGTGTTGTACACCTCGTAGAACGCGCTGATGATCTGGCTACTGAGCTCCTGGTGCAACAGCGGCTTCCGCGGTGCGTCGCTCATGCTTGCTCCTGGTTGCGTTACGTACAACCTGAAGTGACTGCCACCGATCATACTCACCACAAATACGCCGCCACCGTCTTTCGAACGCACTGTTCCTCGCGTTCGCCACGAATTGATTTCTCTTGTTGAACATCAAAGGCAAACTGCATGACCGCAAATCAACACGGACAACCACGCGGATTAGTTGCCGTTGCTGTTCATTCGCGGGCATTCGTGCCAATTCGCGGTAAGGCTGTTTGCTTTTGTTTAAAAGAAAGAACAAACAGCATGGCCGTGAATTGACACGGACCACTACACGAATTTGTTGTTGTTCATTGGTGGATACTAGCGCCAATTCGCGGTCAAGGCAGTTGCTGTTCGTTCACGTGCCCCGCGGTTTCGCTCGCCGCGTCGCCTCGGCGGTGAGCGGATCCTCCGGCCACGGGTGCCGTGGATATCGCCCGCGCAGCTCCTTCCGCACCTCGAAGTACGAGCTGCGCCAGAATCCCGCGAGGTCGCGCGTCACCTGCACCGGTCGCTGGGCCGGCGACAGCAGCTGCAGCGTGAGTGACACGCGCCCATCCATCACCATCGGCGTCGTGGTCCACCCGAATACCTCCTGCAGCTTCACCGCCAGCACCGGAGCCATAGGCTCGCTGTAGTCCAGCGCGATCCGCGACCCGCTTGGCACGTCGATATGCGTCGGCGCCAATCGCTCCAGCGCGGATCGCTGCGACCAGGGCATGAGTGACTGCAGCGCCTCGTGCCAGTCCACCAACGCCAGCTGTGCCCACGTGCGCACGCCGTCGAGGTACGGCCCTGCCCAGTCTTCCAGCGACGCCGACAGCGCGGCCACCGATACGTCGGGCCAGCTCTCGTCGTGCGCGTGCACGAACGCCATCCGCTCACGCAAACGTGACGCCGCCTGTGAGAACGGCAATGCCTCGATGCCACCGCGCGCGAGTTGGGCACGAATCGCGTCGAGCACCGCCTGCAGCACGGCGGAGGCCTCGGCGTCGGACCACACCACTTCCTCGATCACCATCGCACCCAGCATCGTACGCTTGCGCGCGCGCACGGCCTTGGTGCGCTCATCCCACTCCACCAGTTGCACGCGTTCGAACTGCTCGCCGAAATCCTCGCGCAGCTCCTCCAGCGTGATCGGCGCCGCGCGCACGATGCGGGCTTCGGGAGACGTGCCCTCGAGATCCGCGATCGCCAGATACGGCGCGTCGTGCAGTGCATCGTGCTTCGCCAGCACCGCCCCGCTGCCGTTGCGCAGCAGGTACCGCGGCTCCGCACCACTGCGACGCTGCGCGACGCGATCGGGATACGCCAACGCCAGCAGCGAACCCGTATCCGCGTCATCCCACGATCCGCCCGACCGCACAGCGCCTTGACCGCCGCTCGCCGTGCGCCGCGCCAGGTCGTCGGCCGTCTGTCGCACGCGACGCACGCCATCGCGATCCACCGCCACCCCCACTGCCCCCGCCGCGCCATCGCGTCGCAGCAGCTCCGTGCGCAATCGCATATCCGACTGCGGCGGCAATCCATCGTAGCGCACGATGTCGCGCTCCTCCAACAACGCCGCGATCGCCGCGCCGAGTGGCAAGGCACCACGATCCGCCGCGACAACTGCCAAGTGCGCCAACCGCGGCTGCAACGGCAGCGCCGCCATGCGACGGCCGTGCGGCGTAATGCGCCCCGCGTCGTCGAGCGCACCAAGCTGCTCCAATAGCCCGCGCGCCTGCGCGAACGGCCCCGCCCGCGGCACGTCGATCCATCGAAGGGTCGTGGGATCGCTGATGCCGGCGTCGGCCAGCTCCAACGCCAACGACGACAGGTCGGCGTCCACGATCTCCGGACGCGTGCTCGGCAACAGCGTGTGATCCTCGTGCTGATCCCACAGCCGATAGCTCACACCCGGCGCCGTACGCCCCGCACGACCGCGACGCTGATCGGCCGACGCGCGACTCAC
The Gemmatimonas sp. DNA segment above includes these coding regions:
- the yedA gene encoding drug/metabolite exporter YedA; the encoded protein is MSSTNRPIPSSPPSPTAAPVAATRWQLVAGFLIIYVVWGSTYLAIHWGVETIPPFGMGAARFLIAGTMLYAWCRVRGAKKPTKSQWKASAVIGTLLLFVGNGAVSWASQRVPSGLTSVLVATVPLWLVLCELWQGKRPDLIKVIGVLIGLGGVALLVMPTGAAKATVDPVGAVVLALGSLSWTIGSLYSRTARQAESPALAIAMQMLVGGSLLLLLSLAAGEWTPALHVSVRSAASLLYLIVFGSLIGFSTYMWLLKVASPTAVGTYAYVNPAVAVLLGVLLAGERLPAQAVAAMTVILGGVAMVSIAGGGAKRMVTAVWRTRDGTRDGTR
- a CDS encoding lysylphosphatidylglycerol synthase transmembrane domain-containing protein, translating into MSAVRWLATALSFAAMLGVSAWVVASHWPARGMPWLAWPVHAAALATVTAEIITRALKIQASARACGIPLRFGTAVRVCLAGDFAAAITPARSGAEPSRFLVLAESGTGPAGRVLILFLELFLEMWSLVLVCGVLAVLFAGRGASVAGLLSLVGGYSSFVLGVGAAGLVLSKRNANGPPPAWARRVGLHAGRWRVVQRTLRALRESVQSLRRADPALMLLAFGGSVLHVLFKVATLPILVFLGDPAFPLTMDALAPLVLWPLALFYGGVVVPAPGGGGFIEGAFAATLSSAIPAGIFAASLLWWRFYTFYLYLLVGGAAAGDAALRALRRPT
- a CDS encoding histidinol-phosphate transaminase translates to MSDTVSRRQWLIKTGIGVGATVALPGLLPALEASRALGGASYGEILKQLERDITTQRRAAGPIRLCFNENPFGMSPKAKDAIMNAWGEHPHYDPPVMKELTEAYATHVGVKPEHVLVTQGSSEVLSLAALATGMKGGEMVLPWPTFEQLPDYATSMGVTVHKVPLTADLHHDFAAMNAKMGANTKLVFVCNPNNPTAVLDNQSAMRDFVISTAKKCLVVVDEAYHDFADDPSYKSMTDLVTAGHNIIVSRTASKIHSLAGLRVGFAIAHPDVIKKMAVFATGNPNTFGMRAALASVQDTEYQEFVKAKNREGRALLTAALTKAGRRVAPSQTNFVFFHAGRPVELLQKHFLAGGFRVGRAFQPYGDWCRISIGTPDEMKQFVTLIPGALA
- a CDS encoding GxxExxY protein, translated to MSDAPRKPLLHQELSSQIISAFYEVYNTMVRGLLEGCYQNALYVELQERGIPVDREVPFGVRYKERIVGQYRVDLLVDRKVIVECKTADTLHPQHEAQMLHYLKATNTELGLLMYFGSKPLFRRFVRTNGSAASFTGIEEEAAVTDSAETEDATPAPRESA
- the hrpB gene encoding ATP-dependent helicase HrpB, with product MPDTTVLPIDEIIPSLRAALTARTVAVLEAPPGAGKTTRVPLALVSEPWLAGAKVVMLEPRRLAARAAASYMASILGEEVGQTVGYRVRGESRISKRTRIEVVTEGVLARMLSSDAALENIGLVIFDEFHERSLHADLGLALVLETQRHLREELRVLVMSATLDGVAVSALLADDGGPAPVLRSEGRMFPIDTHYRAPRRDERIEATTARVIREALDATEGDVLVFLPGAGEQRRVAERLSGDAMSGVRVHTLHGSMPLAEQDAALAPARVGTRKVVLSTSVAETSLTVAGVRVVVDCGLSRVPRYDASAGLTRLHTVRVSRASADQRRGRAGRTAPGVSYRLWDQHEDHTLLPSTRPEIVDADLSSLALELADAGISDPTTLRWIDVPRAGPFAQARGLLEQLGALDDAGRITPHGRRMAALPLQPRLAHLAVVAADRGALPLGAAIAALLEERDIVRYDGLPPQSDMRLRTELLRRDGAAGAVGVAVDRDGVRRVRQTADDLARRTASGGQGAVRSGGSWDDADTGSLLALAYPDRVAQRRSGAEPRYLLRNGSGAVLAKHDALHDAPYLAIADLEGTSPEARIVRAAPITLEELREDFGEQFERVQLVEWDERTKAVRARKRTMLGAMVIEEVVWSDAEASAVLQAVLDAIRAQLARGGIEALPFSQAASRLRERMAFVHAHDESWPDVSVAALSASLEDWAGPYLDGVRTWAQLALVDWHEALQSLMPWSQRSALERLAPTHIDVPSGSRIALDYSEPMAPVLAVKLQEVFGWTTTPMVMDGRVSLTLQLLSPAQRPVQVTRDLAGFWRSSYFEVRKELRGRYPRHPWPEDPLTAEATRRAKPRGT